Proteins encoded together in one Carassius auratus strain Wakin chromosome 32, ASM336829v1, whole genome shotgun sequence window:
- the LOC113052345 gene encoding D-glucuronyl C5-epimerase B-like, producing the protein MMRCLAARVHYKTLIVICALLSLLTVVLWNKCTSEKALRFLPRHPQPPPSPKTDSHPQQPQPPEPPPVVGGLRYEEIDCLINDDVTIKGRREGSEVYLPFNWMEKYFEVYGKVVQYDGYDRFEFSHSYSKVYAQKELYHPSGVFMSFEGYNVEVRDRVKCISGVEGVPLSTQWGPQGYFYAIQIAQYGLSHYSKNLTERPPHTEVYDTAEERDSRSSVWTVPKGCSLTRVYDKTKVTSVRQFSAPENSEGVSLPLGNSKDFIISFDLKFTSNGSVSVIVETTEKGPPFVIHYVTTTQLISFKERDITYGIGPRTTWTTVTRDLLTDLRKGIGLSNTKAVKATKTMPRRVVKLVVHGHGMIDNITISTTLHMAAFFAASDWLVRNQDERGGWPIMVTRKLGDGFRALEPGWYSAMAQGQAMSTLVRAYLMTKDDTYLKAALRATGPFKLPSEQHGVKAVFMNKYDWYEEYPTIPSSFVLNGFIYSLIGLYDLAQTAGEKLGRDAGQLYSKGMESLKVMLPLYDTGSGTIYDLRHFILGTAPNLARWDYHTTHINQLQLLGTIDNSPIFRDFVKRWKSYLKGGRAKHN; encoded by the exons ATGATGCGTTGTCTGGCAGCCCGTGTTCACTACAAGACCCTGATAGTGATCTGCGCTCTTCTCTCTCTGCTCACGGTCGTTCTGTGGAACAAGTGTACGAGTGAGAAAGCGCTGCGCTTCCTGCCCCGGCACCCCCAGCCCCCTCCCAGCCCGAAAACAGACAGCCACCCGCAGCAGCCCCAGCCCCCTGAACCTCCACCTGTGGTCGGCGGATTGCGATACGAAGAGATCGACTGCCTGATCAATGACGATGTCACCATTAAGGGCCGCCGAGAAGGCAGTGAGGTATACCTGCCCTTCAACTGGATGGAGAAGTACTTTGAGGTGTACGGCAAGGTGGTACAGTACGATGGCTACGATCGATTCGAGTTTTCACACAGTTACTCCAAAGTATATGCCCAGAAGGAGCTGTATCACCCCAGTGGAGTCTTCATGTCTTTTGAGGGGTATAACGTGGAGGTGCGTGACAGAGTCAAGTGCATCAGTGGAGTGGAAG GAGTACCTTTGTCCACCCAGTGGGGCCCTCAAGGGTATTTCTATGCTATCCAGATCGCTCAGTATGGCCTGAGTCATTACAGTAAGAACCTGACCGAGCGGCCACCCCACACAGAGGTGTATGACACAGCGGAGGAGAGAGACAGCAGGTCTAGCGTGTGGACTGTCCCTAAAGGCTGTTCCCTCACCAGAGTCTATGACAAGACCAAAGTCACTTCAGTACGACAGTTCAGCGCTCCAG AAAACTCAGAGGGCGTCTCACTTCCTCTTGGCAACTCGAAAGACTTCATCATCTCTTTTGACCTCAAGTTTACATCTAATGGTAGTGTCTCTGTCATCGTGGAGACCACAGAGAAAGGTCCTCCGTTTGTTATCCACTACGTCACCACCACCCAGCTCATTTCTTTCAAGGAGCGTGACATCACCTATGGCATCGGCCCTCGGACTACATGGACCACGGTCACCCGCGACCTTCTCACCGACCTCCGCAAAGGCATTGGCCTATCCAACACCAAAGCGGTCAAAGCCACCAAGACCATGCCACGTCGTGTGGTAAAGTTAGTGGTGCACGGCCACGGGATGATAGACAATATCACAATCTCCACCACTTTGCATATGGCGGCTTTTTTCGCAGCTAGCGACTGGTTGGTGCGCAACCAGGACGAGCGCGGTGGTTGGCCGATCATGGTGACTCGTAAACTCGGGGACGGTTTCCGTGCTCTGGAGCCGGGTTGGTATTCGGCCATGGCACAGGGGCAGGCCATGTCCACTCTAGTGCGTGCCTATCTGATGACAAAAGACGACACGTACCTAAAAGCTGCCTTGCGTGCCACCGGACCTTTCAAACTGCCATCGGAGCAGCATGGCGTCAAAGCTGTATTCATGAACAAGTATGACTGGTATGAGGAGTACCCCACAATCCCTAGCTCCTTTGTTCTCAACGGGTTCATCTATTCACTCATAGGCCTGTATGACCTGGCTCAAACGGCAGGTGAGAAGCTCGGTCGGGACGCAGGTCAGCTGTACAGCAAGGGGATGGAGTCCTTGAAAGTTATGCTGCCCTTGTACGATACAGGGTCGGGCACCATCTATGATCTCCGCCACTTTATACTGGGCACTGCGCCCAATCTGGCTCGTTGGGACTACCATACAACGCACATCAACCAGCTCCAGCTACTGGGTACTATCGACAACTCACCCATATTCAGGGACTTCGTCAAGCGTTGGAAAAGCTACCTGAAAGGAGGGAGGGCCAAGCACAACTAA